One genomic region from Sphingobacterium sp. UGAL515B_05 encodes:
- a CDS encoding response regulator transcription factor, with product MTKILLVDDHRLVRNGIRLIIDTHDKLSVVGEVDSAEDALIYLEQNVLPDLVLTDLNMQGMDGVSFIRMAKKIYPDLRFAVLSMIEDPVDVAEAFRSGADGYLSKGGDYDEILFGLLRLSHGHKYLMTNFGLRFMENFDVENSANVDVTSRLSQYEITEREFAVLELIAQGFTAVEIADKIFLSKRTVEGHRQNLMDKTKSKNTADLIRFAFQQKLLS from the coding sequence CGACTTGTGCGAAATGGGATACGCTTGATCATTGATACCCACGACAAGCTCTCGGTGGTAGGTGAGGTCGACAGTGCAGAGGATGCATTGATCTATCTTGAACAAAATGTATTGCCGGATCTGGTTTTAACGGACCTGAATATGCAGGGCATGGATGGTGTAAGTTTCATCCGGATGGCCAAAAAAATATATCCTGATCTTAGGTTTGCTGTGCTTTCCATGATTGAAGATCCGGTTGATGTAGCCGAAGCTTTCCGGAGTGGCGCAGACGGATATCTATCTAAAGGGGGAGATTATGATGAAATCTTATTTGGATTGTTACGTTTATCGCATGGGCATAAATATCTGATGACCAATTTCGGTTTACGGTTTATGGAAAATTTTGATGTTGAGAATAGCGCGAATGTTGATGTTACTTCACGGCTGTCGCAGTATGAAATCACAGAAAGAGAATTTGCCGTACTGGAACTCATTGCGCAGGGTTTCACCGCTGTGGAAATTGCGGATAAGATCTTTCTGAGCAAACGGACTGTCGAAGGGCACCGTCAGAACCTGATGGACAAAACCAAAAGCAAAAATACGGCCGATCTGATCCGTTTTGCATTTCAGCAAAAACTGCTGAGCTAA